The nucleotide sequence aaaaaaaatattttttactttatttgttGGAATGATTCAAATACTAATTAGATTTGGGCTTTGGTGCGTGAATCGGCCGTCACGCCCAGCAACACTCGTTGGGTTTGGAGCGTGAATCGGCAGGTGGCCCTTGAATTAgacaggctctgataccataattAAATTGGGGGTCTAATTCATCTTAAAAACCGGTTCATAAGATGAGGATTGTCTCCTCTATATAAACTTCTATTAAGAATCTTATATATCTGATGTGGGACATGAGTTTTTTCCAATACACTCCCGTCACACCCAGCACTCTTTAGGTTTTGGTGTTTGAGTCGACCGTCCAACAACACTTTTTGAGTTTGAAGCGTGGATCGATAGGTGACCCTTGAATTCAAGAGGCTCTAATAccataataaaaagaaaaaaaaaagcatcatATTAGCGCGTACATGAGTGATGTATATTTTTACATGAAAAGGCAACATGTGAGCGCGTGGATATGGACATGTGAATGAATCTTAAGATATTtaatattcatacatttacatatttataatataagataatataatataatgcaCCATCCAATATTTGCAGTTGCTGATGAGTGATGACTATTCACTGCTAAGTGATGAATACTGTTCATTTCCAACCCCACCAACATGTCCAAGGTCCACACCAcacctattattattattattattgcctTGGTTCACTTCACCTCTATTCTATATGCTCCAATTTGCAATTATTTTATCacattttatcttttcttattataatataaccctttttcattttttttctttattcagaCATGGGGTCACTGCATTATAAAACATCATGCTGTCCTTTTCCTAACTTTGTCTTTATTTTACTATTTCTTACATCAccttttcatattttcttttattggaaaattattattaaacaaccaaattttgatttcaaatgaagtgtttttaattttttttatatgtattttcttTACGTGTTTAGTGGTTAGAAATTCAgctttttaagatgaataaattgagaatttaaaattcaaatatattttattagtattttaatGTTGAATAGTTTTCATAGCATTTTAGATTAGAGTTCGAgttttctattttatgtgtgtgagtttataccaatatttcttttaaaaaaaaatgttagaaaattttatatgatataaattCCCTTTCATGTTTGTATTAAATTCATCAAACCTCAAACCCCTTCCTCACAATCTTTACAtacattctctctctttcttacTTTCTCTTACTACAACAGGAACTGTGTGTTTGTCTTGTTTCCTTTTGTGTTTCTCATTGAAACTTTGATATTTCACTACACTGTTTCTCCTCTCAGCTAACAAAAATGTTTGCAGAAACTGGTCTTCTATTCCCTTATCTACAGAATTACTCTCATGAGTTTCAACAACTTGAAGAGTATTGCATGACTCACAAGTCCAATGCTTCAATGGTaccctcattttttttttctttccatctctTGCTATTTCCAATTtcttacatattttttaatttcacaatttttttttttttttttttgctatactCCTAGCTATTTTTGTGCTCCATTGAACTGCATTTGCTtgataatttttacttatatgaaagaatattaaattttgtttcttttgtttttgtttaacttTATGTTCTCTTTCACTTCTGTTTTCTAAAGATTTCTTAATAGTTTTATAGGAACAAGCAGAGAATGAAATATCAAGAAGATTTGCCTCAACTAATTATGTACATATTtgtactttaattttttattttcctaaatttgaaaactattttttatctcaatttcCATGTATCTATCTACATATACTCATATAGTGAGTGATATTTAATCTTAATCTTATGTGATTGGTCACaactaatttttcttcatattaatCATGATATTTTCTTCATGAAGAAAACATCAAGCttgagaaaattaattaatcaagtTTATAAGGACATTTATTTGATGATTAAGTATGAATTATTCAAGAATATTTGTACATAGTCATACTCAAAGCACAAGTGGAAACAGCTAGAGTTAGCTTTAATTGCTGGATCTGGAAAAGTgttagaaaaggaaataaaagtgaTTTAGATGGAAAGTGTTTTTGTTGTGATACTTCCgtgttctttaatttttcttcaattttatggTGTTGAAGTGTGAACTCATAGTGGTGTTTGTCTTTTTCTACCCCACTAAGGAGAGGTTtattgaagaaggaaaaagtCATATTATTCCCTTTTTTCTtggtaataaataatatggaaaaGGACTTCTGAATGCACAtgttaataatttctttttggtcTTTTGTCTAGCACTAAATATATACTTACAAAAGAGGTAATCATGCTATTTTTGGTCTTCAACAATAAAAGATACAAGTATTAGTGGGTTGGTTTTCATGTAGTGTTGCTTGGTTTTTTGGTCACTCAAATTGAAACAATTCTAAAGACATGAATTTAAGATCTCTTTATGGACTTGGATTCTTTGCCGTCTGCTGCCTATCCAACCGCACCATGAAGTTGGATTAATTTAACGGCCGAGCGTATTATATCTCAGCTATCACATTAATCCAACAACTAAGTTGCGCTTGGAGAGGCTGCACAGATAACAATTGGCCGTTTTGTCTGTTTGCGTATTTGAAGTTGGATTAATTTAACAGATGAACATATTATAACTCAGTTGTTAGATTAATCCAACGACTGATCAGGTGCGGTTTTAGAAGCTGCATAAGCAACCTAGGATCCGGATTATGTTTTTGATACTTGTTTGCTTTAACCTGGGTTCCATTTTGCTTGTACGAAAAGTTTCCATGTTTTGAGTTGAGTAATAGTCCAGTTCCTTCTGGACTGAATTAATGTCTGTTTGCCGTTTCAATGTTTCAGCCATCAACAGTTAGGCTCTTTCAAAGTCAGCTTTTTTGGGTGAAGCATGAGCTTTGAATTTGCAATCAATCATGTACCTAATACCAATTCAAATAACCTGTGACACTACTCAGCTCTTCCTTTCCATGTGAAGGTTCAATGGAATTTGTATTCAGACCTTTCGTTTACGCAAAGCTTCTTTTATGTTACCGGAGAATTTTCCGCAGTAGTTATATTTTCACTCAAGTCTTTTGTAAACAAATAGCTTTTCTATAACCTATGAAAACTTGGTATCATTCTTGTTTTCTCGCTTTGTAAAATGGTTGAGGAACAACCTCTATTGGTCTAAATCTTTTCTAAAAAACTTGTAATTTGCATAGTGGCCTTAACAACTACTTGATGGAATGGTGCAAAACCTCTAAGGCGTCACATGTAGCCCAACTCATCTGCGTTACTCAGTAAACACCAATTAAATTCTCAATAGTTAGTTAATTGGAGATACATTACATACAATACTAATATTTACAAGGAGATAAAAAGTTACGATACTTTCCTATTATTGATTAATTACTCAACCCCTAGTATATGTCTTTTGTCATTCTATAATTCTTTGTTAACTGATCCTTTATACTGTGTTTTAATGCAGAGTGACCTTGTTCAATCATCTGCGATGTCAgaatttgatttgtttgtaGAGGGAGATCTGTTCAAAGCACCCGAGACGATTATTGAAGAACCGGAAATGGACCTTGATCAAATGCAAGCAGCCATGTCAATGATGTCTGGTGGGGAAGACATGTCGTCGCAGGGTCTAAAATCTTCGGATATTGATGATGTGCTTCAAAGCGAACAACTTTTGAGTGAGGTCTACTATGATTGCAAAAAAGATCTCTTAGAAAAGGCCACTATAGAATCACCTCTTTCTGAAATCCTTGAAATCAAGATTCCTGCTCTGAACATTGACGAGAATTCAATTCAAGAAAACAAACCAATTCCTGATGTACTATTATCAAAGAGTGTCAGTTCAGGAAATCTGAGTTCAATGGATTGGATGCATGGTCCTGCAATGAAGCCTGCTTTCCTTGATTTCCCTGGAATAGATTTTAACGCGGTTTATGGCATGCGGAGAGCGTTTAGTGAAGGAGATATCAAGGTCAATCTAAAACAATTCATGTATTTTGTGTGTGCttcttataaattaaataacatcTATGGCCACTTTGTTAAACATTATATGTTGTATTGGAAAAAATCTAAGTCCCACGTTTAAAAGAGACAAGACTTGGATAAAGTTTATAAAGAGAGAATTTAAGAATGAGTCAGGTCCAATATAACAATTTAATATGTTGGTGTATCTGGACTCGGATCGTCAGTAGCGCACACGGTGAACGGATGTTACTAAGtccaaatacatcaacatatAATGTCTAAGACAAAGAAGCCATGGATGTTACTTAATTTATATAGATTGATAAATATATTGTATACCTAGTTGCCATATCAACAAGATTTTGTGTATGATTAACATTGTTTGTATAACAGACTCTTGGCAATGGTAACATGAGTGTTGGCCAATCCACTCTAGAGAGGCCTTTTCTTCTCAGTAACTGCACGAGTGAGCAACGTCAAGAAAAACTCTCCAGATATAGGAATAAGAAGACAAGAAGAAACTTTGGCAGGAAAATCAAGGTAAATATAGAATGATTAACCTTGTATACAAATTGAAAATTCCACATCAACATAGAAGACTTTAAATTTCTATGTAATGCTTTACCTGACAcatcttttgaaattttctatGTTGCATCTCATTAAATATTAAGGATCTGGATTCCCTGATGTAAGAGAAGCAAGTTTTTTCATGCAGTTAAAAATCTTGACCATTAATTTGAAATCTGACGGCGTAGGTTACACATTCTCAAAATCAGTTTTAAACAATCTCTTCCGTTGATTTAGATTAGATAGTCGAAATCGGTAACTGCATAATGCAGTTATTGCAGGGAATCCATTTGCAAATACTAATACTCCTGGTATGAAGTATAATATTGATGCGTCAAAAAGTTCAACTCTAAGATTTTCTTAAATTCATTTAGTTCAATTATTTTCGATAAGTCTCTCGAATATATCCTCAATGAGTAGCTAAGTGTCTTGTATAAAGAATCATTACTTCAACTTTTGAAGCTTCAAACATGTCATTACCGGTTGCTTTTTGTTTTAACGATCAAACCTATAAAAACCTGCATAAGTAGCAAGGCCTAATCCCTTGCACGCTTTTAAGTCCTTCAATATGCATTGAACTTAATATTCTTATGCTACAAAATTTCAAAGACTTCATTTTCAGCCTTTGACATATTCTGAACTCAACTTCTAATGATGTTGTATGGTTATAGTATGCTTGTAGGAAGGCGCTCGCTGACAGTCAACCAAGAATCCGAGGAAGATTTGCAAAAACAGAGGAATTAGATGTCAAGAAGCAATGAAcctttaactaaattaattgaagaaaaaacaagGAAGTGGAAATCAAGTTGATGCATCAGATCAAAAAAGATGGAAAAGCTTGGTAATGCTATGTGATTGGAAAATTATAGACTTGATGGAATTCTATAACTTGAGCAGGTATCATGGAATAAGATATACCTCAAAACTTCTAAGTAGTTTTCCTTATATCTGTTGTAGTAGCCTTTTCTTTGTAGATGGATATGACCTTCTAGATATGTATATAGGTTTGATGAAtaataaaagaaggaaaaaaagagagGTAAGGTTGTATCTGTGTATGtgaacttttaatttaattgtattaTGTGAAATAATGTTGAGAATTTAGAATTATTTCTAACAATGATTAATTGGTGAAAGTACTAACTTTTGTCCATATTGATTCATACAAATTGTCATTAGTACTAACTTTGGTgtacatatattttcatttattatattgAACCACCTATATTTATCATACACTAGACAATTCTTATTTCTTATACTACCATGTTCAAGTATATGACCTTCTAACCCATCTAGGGTTGGCCTCGTGGTTggtttgggatcttggagtttacTCCTCTTAAGGTCTCAGGTTTGATTACCCCTAGTGTCAATTTCGGTGGGCAAGTCCATACAAAGCCTTGATCTGGCTTTGAATGGGGCATTTGCAaatgggcggtgggattggttccttcggagtagtcgattcttggattggatactgagtttttttttttttaaaagtatataaCCTTCTGGATATGTGAAGTAGTTTTGATGTGATTTctcatttctaaaaaatttactTGTGAAACACGGTGAAATATTGAAAAATTTCTTTAAGGTTTcaagattgatttttttaacatcTTCTCTATAATTAGGTAAAATTTATGTAGATTTCACTAAACCATGTCTACCTTATTTTTAAAGTGGTGATATTCTTATAAATTTCACCGAACTCTCAAAATAGTGTTGGATAGAAACTGTGTTGCTACTACTTTTTCAACTTTTGAATATTTAAAACCAGGAAGCATAGTATAAAGAATTACTTAGATAGTTCTCCCTGAGGGGAGTATAATAATATCCCTTGCAAGTTGGTCTTCCAAAATAATATGTACCATGATGTGGACCGTAGTATTATTAGCTAGATTATAAATTATGTAGCATATCACTATCAATTATCAAATACCATAAGCACCTTACATCAATAAGACTAGAGTTTCCATGGTacattaataaattataatgtaTCGACACATTCCTTcctaaattaagaaattaacagacaatatcatttcataagaaaaaatataattgtattGTATATAAGAATCATACTATTTTGTTTTACATTTTATCGTAAATAATGATCATAATTTACTATTATTAGTAATAAAACTTtagaaaaactaaattttaggGCAGAAATCAGGGCtgaaaaattcagaaaaaactACCAACAAACAACATCCTCactttatcattatttattttttgttgtatttgtttatgtttattttttgtttgccGTCTCCCATCAGCTTCTATTATCGATCAGACAATAAAGTATAACTTTTATTCAGAATGTCTATTATGGTAAtaagaaaatattgtcaaattggtaaagatattttgttgcagtcaaatcatatttatattcTATACTACTAATCTTACCTTTAGTCTATTTTTTCTATTAGCAAGTGGATCCTATTACACTAATTGTAAGTTActtgacatttttttagttacttgttagattaatatatttattcatttgttcGGGTTTAAATTCAGAACCTTTAACTTTTTGACTGTTAGATGAAATTAATTGAGCTACTCAATTTCTATGGTTACTTAACATCTATTTGAAGTGATGATGAGTTTTTATAGAATCACGACGCCATGATTTaaataaaactatattttaaagCTTCAACTAAGTAAGTGTTTGGTTTAGagtttgcaatggtgcaagtgcGTTTGACATCAATTTCTACAGTGATATTATGAAGCCACAAATTGTAGCATCCATTGGACATACGTCTGACACCTTTTTGCCGTGAAAACAAACATGCCATAAATCATATGTCACCACAATTGATAAAAACCTATTATGTATAGACCATATTCGATCCCTCCTCTTAAAGGATTGTAATATTTCTTTCACTTGTAAGTTTCGTGAAGAAAACtcttatatatttgattttgtcaaattGGGTGTTTCGCTTTCGAATGATCTAaagatcttttttatttttgagaaaacCTAAAGTTGTTCAATACTTGTCATTCTTCTCTCTTTGCTATTTGTTTAGTTGATGTTATAAGGACTCTTCCTCGAAGCTtaaatttctttcttctttttatctCCTCATgacaatgataaaaaaaaaagtataatataaTGACTACAACTATGTGAGTTGGCTTATTTATAGTTCATCTAGcttaataaacttaaattaaacACTTCCAAGTGTCTTTGAATGAATTTACAGgaaaaatcattgttttttgttttgttttggtagacagagaaacaaaattatttctaCCCCTACCCATAAATGAATTATTATGCCATATATACTTTTATGAGAGCTATTTTTATCTTCCACTCAAAACCCATCCATCTGAATTTACCAATCCAGATTGCAGAAAAACACTTTCTTTCCTCATAGATAGATGGTACAAAAATGTGAGGGACTGAGTTAAGGCAACCCACCAAACCCTCATTATATGTACTTGATGCTTTAAGGTCCAAAACAGTACTTCATCAATTTGACttataaatcctttaaaaagaagaaaaaactctCCTCCAACTTCAAAAGAGAAGAATCCAAAATTTTCTCTATCCTTGAAGCAGCTTTAGTTTACCTTAGAACAACACTTACAAATTTACAACATGTACTTGACAACCTCGTACCTAGTTGATTCATGCTAGCAATGTTAGTCTgacttcaaaatcaaaacatcattatatttcatttagAACTCATAGATCCAATTGAGATTTGACTATAAATATTGTTTACCATTAGCAACAACAAAGTGTGGTTGTGATGTAGTAATTTGTATGTCTACAAAAAGGTATATTCTTACCTTGTACTTTATGATTTACACATCGAAGCTTATTTATTTCACACAACAATCACTGCCACAACGCCACCGTGCATACACCATCGTTTTCCTCTTCAaacccaaaataataataatgataaaaatatattatatttcttgtTTGCAAAATGGATTTTTGATGGAAATCACGACTAAAAACTAGTATTTGGAGTTTCTGAAAATCACGACAAAAATGTATCAGAAAACGTgcatatatgtttttgtttgttgtaaatgggaaaacaaacacaatat is from Medicago truncatula cultivar Jemalong A17 chromosome 1, MtrunA17r5.0-ANR, whole genome shotgun sequence and encodes:
- the LOC11434187 gene encoding zinc finger protein CONSTANS-LIKE 12 isoform X1, whose protein sequence is MFAETGLLFPYLQNYSHEFQQLEEYCMTHKSNASMSDLVQSSAMSEFDLFVEGDLFKAPETIIEEPEMDLDQMQAAMSMMSGGEDMSSQGLKSSDIDDVLQSEQLLSEVYYDCKKDLLEKATIESPLSEILEIKIPALNIDENSIQENKPIPDVLLSKSVSSGNLSSMDWMHGPAMKPAFLDFPGIDFNAVYGMRRAFSEGDIKTLGNGNMSVGQSTLERPFLLSNCTSEQRQEKLSRYRNKKTRRNFGRKIKYACRKALADSQPRIRGRFAKTEELDVKKQ
- the LOC11434187 gene encoding zinc finger protein CONSTANS-LIKE 12 isoform X2; this translates as MSEFDLFVEGDLFKAPETIIEEPEMDLDQMQAAMSMMSGGEDMSSQGLKSSDIDDVLQSEQLLSEVYYDCKKDLLEKATIESPLSEILEIKIPALNIDENSIQENKPIPDVLLSKSVSSGNLSSMDWMHGPAMKPAFLDFPGIDFNAVYGMRRAFSEGDIKTLGNGNMSVGQSTLERPFLLSNCTSEQRQEKLSRYRNKKTRRNFGRKIKYACRKALADSQPRIRGRFAKTEELDVKKQ